Proteins encoded together in one Syntrophorhabdaceae bacterium window:
- a CDS encoding type II toxin-antitoxin system YafQ family toxin has protein sequence MRRPVYTKQFHKDIKRMQRAGNKDMEKLKRVVTALIEEEPLDKSYRDHPLKGPFKDRRECHLAPDRLLVYKLDKKEIVFERTGSHADLFE, from the coding sequence ATGCGCAGGCCCGTCTATACGAAGCAGTTTCATAAGGACATCAAGAGGATGCAACGGGCGGGAAATAAAGATATGGAGAAACTGAAGCGGGTCGTGACAGCGTTGATTGAGGAAGAACCCTTGGATAAGAGCTACCGGGACCATCCCCTCAAAGGGCCCTTCAAGGATCGCAGGGAATGCCACCTAGCGCCCGATCGGCTCCTGGTTTACAAGTTAGATAAGAAGGAGATCGTTTTCGAAAGAACGGGAAGTCATGCAGACCTATTTGAATGA
- a CDS encoding type II toxin-antitoxin system RelB/DinJ family antitoxin encodes MAKTTTIRARTSPELKEEVEGILKELGLNTTEAINIFFSQIRLRHGLPFEVRVPNKVTAQTFRKTDQRKDLVKCKDADDMFARLGI; translated from the coding sequence ATGGCAAAAACCACAACGATACGAGCACGCACGAGTCCGGAGCTGAAGGAGGAGGTAGAGGGTATCCTCAAGGAACTAGGACTGAACACCACAGAGGCAATCAACATATTCTTTAGTCAGATACGGCTTCGTCACGGACTGCCCTTTGAGGTGAGAGTACCGAACAAGGTTACCGCGCAGACCTTCCGAAAAACAGATCAGAGGAAAGATCTTGTAAAGTGTAAGGATGCCGACGATATGTTTGCGAGGCTCGGGATCTGA